The Candidatus Methylomirabilis sp. genome has a window encoding:
- a CDS encoding SHOCT domain-containing protein, whose amino-acid sequence MGILAFLLAIVTWGLSWLAFPFFANDQYRKSLLKDGYVPEDQVGRSPLTADGSVADEIRKLAELRASGVITEEEFSTRKSRLLGA is encoded by the coding sequence ATGGGCATCTTAGCCTTCCTGCTGGCGATCGTTACGTGGGGGCTCTCATGGCTCGCGTTTCCGTTCTTTGCGAACGATCAGTATCGGAAGAGCCTTTTGAAAGACGGCTACGTTCCTGAGGATCAGGTTGGGCGTTCTCCTCTGACGGCGGACGGATCCGTTGCAGACGAAATCCGCAAGCTAGCTGAACTCAGGGCCTCCGGTGTCATAACGGAAGAGGAGTTCTCAACTCGCAAGTCACGGCTACTCGGAGCTTAG